A window of Acropora muricata isolate sample 2 chromosome 6, ASM3666990v1, whole genome shotgun sequence genomic DNA:
AAACCGGAAACCGCGCAAGAAAATTTTCTGCCACCCAGAGTACCACTACTTCAGCAAAGCTCCCCTAAAAAGTCATCCAAACAAAACATGGCCCGTGTGCTTTGAGCGCCTCACCTTTCCTTCACATTCGGAGATTTTACTTGCCGCATCCAAGTCTCTCTTATGCCTGTCTACTTCAACCCCCTGGACTCTCTTTACCAGTTCCTTCACTTCCTCCTCCAGCCGCGTTTTTTGTTGTTCCTGGTGCTCACTTGCCACCTGGTATTCCATCAACCGACCATGTTGCAGTTCGCTTTCAGCCTTCAGTTTGGTCATTTCCAATCTCTCCTCCGACGACAGTTGCGGAGTACTGGGAGAGAACGACGACAAAGGCGTTTGCCCAGGGACTTGCAATCCAATCGGGTAGTGCGGCCGAAAGCCGGGTGACTGGGTCGAGTTCTGAACTATCTGAGAAGCGAGTGACGGAGGCTGAGATTGTGAGTAATACAAATTAGTAGGGTAGACTTGAGGTCCTATTTGCGGTGATACATTTGTTGTTTGAGGGAGGATGGGCTGAGGGGGGGAGGCTTGGGTTCCAGGATAAACCCCAGTTTGCATTGGAGTTGCTTCAGGGGGTAGAGATGGGGCTGGTGTTGATGGAGCCAACGCATGTTCCATTGCAGGGTACTGTGGGGATTGAGAATGCTCTTGTCCTCGAGGTTGTCTTGCAATCGAAGTTTGAAATTGTCGTGGTTTCTGTGTGTCTTGGTTTACTGATACTTGACGCTTCACCACGTTTGAGTCAGCCTCGTCTTCTTGCCGAGGACCTGCCGGATGAGTTGACACGTTACTTCTCTCCGTTTGTTCTTTCAGAGGAGCTGCGTCATCAGGCTCATCCAATGAGCCTTGCTGCGATGTCTGGTCTCGCCAGCGCTTTCCCCTCTTAGGGCTACCCCCTGACGACTGCCGTGGGAACAACGATGACCTTAAATCCAtacaaattaaaagcaaaaaatattaGCCTCTCCTGATCACTTTGTTTATGGCCACTTGAATAAGTTCGCCTTTTTCCCCCCACATGGTTTAAGCTATTTACTTAGTCggcaagtttaaaattaaactaTACTCACTTTTCGTTGTTCCAAGTTTCTGCCTGCCTCGATTTGGGTTGCTCGTCATGTGTGATCCCGAGCATGCGTAGAAACTCGTCACTATCGCCACCCTCCCTACCCCTGTAACGGCCTGCTCTGCGGGGTGGTGATGATTGACGCTCTTGACGTTCCGGAGGACCTATCGACAGGAAGTGAAGGAAACGAAAATGTTTGGAGCCTGAAtgtgaaattttctcttttccGGTTTGTGTTGCCCAATGAAAGGAACGTAGGAAAATAACTTAATTTGACGAAAAATCAATCACAACTAACCAAGGAaagtttggtatcaaacgacTTCCTAAGAGTAAAACTGATTTCCACCGAAAAAAGGCTACGAAAACGACGTTTGGAGcgatagcccttcgtcagagcgaactaAAAAACCTGAGTAGCGACACTAATGAGATCGATGACAAAACCAGAAACGAAAAAAGAAGGAGAGACTATTTTTCGCCTTAGACCGTAAGATCCTGGCTACGGAATCTATTTTAGGCATGTTCTGGTTTGCAAATAATCCATAGAGAAAGAGGTAATAAAGTCATGGTCATGCTGTTTGGTTTCCACTAATAAAGTCATGGTCATGCTGTTTGGTTTCCACAGGAGGCCCAACTAGCATGGTATATGTTGTGGACAACAGGTCTTTGTAccgtaaaaaagaaaatacttttCCATTGGAAGTAACTGGTGGCAGCCTAAAATATCCAAAAAATACGGGCACAAACAACTGAGCCAACTGGTCTGTCGTTGCGAAAATTTCGTTGGTGGTTATGTCATTTACGGCGACATATTTTGTACCGGGACACACCTTCCTCATCAAAGACGCATAGCTAAATTCAGAAACCATACCTTGAGTTTCAGGCGTATCCTTCCTGTCATCGTTTGAAAATGAAGAACTGGTCTTCAATGACGTATTACTCAGATCCAGGCTCTTACTATCACTATCATCATCACCAAGCCCTAACCAGTCTCCCCCGCCGCCTCCACTTGGTTTCAAACCTATGGGGACAAAGAGTAGCTTAAATATCTAAAGGTTTGGCGTTTTTCTTATCTCGACGGTGATTGGGTTTTTTCCTCGAATACAACTGTGTTTTCATTCCAACAACCACAAAACACGTCAATGCTTTCGTGGAGTTAACCAATCGACACGCTTGTAAGAAGCTTGCAAGTAAGAGCCTCTATGGTCATTCATTTAATTCCTCGAGTCAAACTTTACGTCAGTAGAGTTATTCTTGGAAGTTGTTTCTTTTGCCATAGCTTCGCAGGTCGGCAGATGACGAAAGGCATCCCTTGTAtagctcttctttgattggtCATTTGCCAAATGTTATTGCGTAAGGGGTCCCTTGACACTAAAAATCAATCTGCTCAGATAAAGGTCGACCCCAAGCCCCTGTAAAGGAGATAAAAGCTCCTACTTATCGGTTTCTGCCGTAGGTTGGCGTTTCTACTCTTGCTAATGAGATCAGAGAGGACAGTTTGAGACTGGTATAAAAAGTCATTTTCAATTCAGTGACGTAAAACCACAACCAAAGCTTTTCCGTTACAAAAAACGCAAAGAATCACACCAATTAAAGAAAATGCAGCCTGCGCAGAGCACGGGAAAATACCTAATGTTTGCAAAAGAAACTGGACCATGTTTCTTAAAACCAAAACGTTTAGCAAAATTACctttttgaaatcaaataaaaGGGCTTACAAGTTTGCTTGATTGTTACCAAGCAAACAGTACCTATTGATGGCGGTGtttcttccattttttgtgaATCCGTTTCGTttgttgcctttgttttgatctcccctaaaaacacaaaaaacaaaactagcAATGCGCTAATATCTATAACCAGAATACGCAGTGGAATGCGCAGGAGAAAGATACCTTCCTTTACAGAAAAGTGTATGaaggaaaatgacaagaagtaaCGAACAGAACTGAATACGAGGTTGAGCTTCGCATGATTTGGACTTGTCTTTCATTGGCATGTAATACAGTTGGCTGAAAGCGTAGTCTGTGCATTAGCGACCATTCCCGCCTTGCATGCTTCAATGAAGGGTTTCAGAGCACCTAGTTAATCCTTTTTTGGAAACGTTTTTCCTTGACTCGATGAAAATGTCCGTGAACGTCGAAACTGTTGACTCTTTTGTTAACCTTTTAAGCCTACAGTCTTGCAATCACTTCAGGTAATATTTTTTCCCGCCTTTAAGCATTATCTTTTTAAAAAGACCACATGTGattaccaggtgatctggtgacataattcggaggactgggatgaaaaattttaacgccgtatcccacaaccgcgcgcagccttattttcgaattcaacatggcagaggcgaggttacagctcgtcgggtctacttgaatgttcattcagtaacaggaaatgtggtagacacggaatgatctgttgagttttggcgatggaaatgctgcagggagtttggaaacaacacctaaggccgcgcgcggttgtgggacacgacgttaaaatttttcttcccagtcctccaaattacgtcaccagatcacctggtagtcGTTAAAAGATATTTCCACACTGGTCAGCCACCCACCACCATTATCCTCAGATTGCATTTTGCTGGATGCTCTCCCAGACGGTGGTTTCGCGCCTTTATTTGTCTCTCCCCCGTCCCCCCTCTGTTGTCGTCTACTCAGCCGGTCGCTCGGAGCACTGGAAGGTCGGTCGCGGCCAAAGAGATCGTCGTCCAGTCCCAGTTCATCAGAAAACCTCACAGTCCGTCTTGAGGAGCTGGGGGCTGTGTCTGGGCGTGCCAGACCTCCTCGACTATGCGACGGCCCACTAGAGGCTGCCGATGGCATGTAGCCGCCAAACTGGAAGGACTCATCCAATGTTGGACTCGTAACTTCGGAAAAATTTAATCAGAAATGAAGTATATTAGAAAAATATAGCCTTCACTGCAATTATATTCGGCGATTGCCTTTGGATCAGATTTTTTCAAGCTCCAGAATGGCTATAAACTTCTGTCTTAACGTGTACATATTTATTTACGTGTCTGAAGTATAGACTATAAACTTCTTACTGTTCCCAATTGGAAAAGTGTTCCAGTAAGAAACCAGAAACACACTCATCGAGGTTGGAAAGATTCACTGCAAAGGCACACGACATagttttaagaaaatggtttgaactcagGAGGAAGCCAtgttcagagtcaagtgaaaaTTTTTCTTAACACTGTAGATGgtttccgcacaggttgtcgaaacatcagtcgccaaaaacagtccttctcaggattccACTTACCCAGATGATTATTTTCCATCAAGGCGTAATTTTAATGTTGTTCTAGCCATGTTTGCAGGAGATAAATATCAGCGGGTGTAGAATTGTCCCACCTTTTTTGTTTCCCGCTCCTGAACCAGTATTTCCTTTGCTGCTAATATTGGCCATGAAGTCATCCAGAGACTTTGGAACCTGTTTTTTGGAATCATCTTTTTCCTTTCTGCCAAGAAGCTCGCTGAATCGTGACTGCCGGGAAGGACTTTCGCTTCTCGTCCCTAAACAGCACAACAACCGCATTCAGAAAGATAAACGTGTATGCAAGATTGACGAATAAATAGCTCAAGTGAGGCCTTGAGCTGCTTTTAAAAACTTCAACCCAAGCTTTCGCCGGTCCATGCCATCATCACGGAACATATATCACGATACTGCCACAGAACAACCTCAAACGTATAAAAGATTTCTTGGCATACTCCAGCAAAGTTCCTTTGCGAAACTTGGGAAAAACTAAGATCCGCATCGACTTGAACATGTTCCCAGATTTTTCTCCATCTCCTatccatttaatttttttgtccattttaaGGAATTAACCCCGAGGCATTATTAACATCTGTTTGATAAACAGAAAGAGCTAAAGCAAAGATAACGTCGAAACAAACAAGAGTTTTCGGCAATTCAGAGAAGCTTTACCTCCAAAATATGTACTGACTCTTTTGGAATTAAACTGGTATGAGCAGTTGTTGGAAGTtggaagaaaatattgaaaatttgtcaagttctcacgttgtccacacaaaTTTCACGTGGTTTAATGCACGAGAACGACTGCGCAATGTACAAAAATTACATGTGCACGGACAAAGCGTGCATAACtactgttcttcacttttaaatatgcaaatttaatttgtgactttcttgttctcgtcgttgtcgtggttgctGGTTGCTTGAGCTCCTTTGCAGAGAGATCATTGCAGTGGAATGAGTAACTTATACAGTTGCAAAAAAAGCGAACTTGAACCCACGACTTTTACTTGTATGCTGTgtatatatagtttacgtcacAAAAAAGTGCGGCCTACGGGGTTGTATTCACGAGATGTTTGTGTGAAAACCGAACGAGCGAGGTTCGAGCGAGTGAGGTCTTTTGACACAAAAACCTGTGAATATAACCCTACACAAGGCACTTTCTATCACGTAAGCTGTCTATTATACTTAAGACGAGAATTTGCGTTAACACAGTTTTCTTAAAACAAacactcacgcacttggagcagaaaattggtgATTAACACGTCGAGATCTCTTCCACCAACATTTTCAGTCTCTCTTAGCTCCTTCcttgaaactaatttttttttgagcaacgggacatctctctgtgatttgctcaatgtgttcttgttttcttgatgtTGTACAAACTCGTTTAGGGAGCAACTAATCGACAACAAATCTACAGTTTTCCTCTGCCTTCGCCATCTTCGCAGGAAAAATTTGAAGGAAGCGCCACTAAAAATGCCGTCAAATCTGaaaagctatttgaatgtaaacgatgcacgattctgattggttctggcaaggcctttacgctatccTTGATTGGTTATACTTGCACACATGAAACAactgtacgccattctgattggctgtataggcttttttcgcATGTGAAAGTAAAGCGTATAAATTTTTACAAATGATTTTTCTGCAGGGCCTTTCTGGAATAAAATTCTCGTGTCACGTGTAATAAACTGCACTACCATCTACGAGATACCTTTTGTTTGAGGCATCTTGCGTCAACACACGTTACCTGTGTCTGGCAAATCGTCACCATCATCAAAAATATCCCCAGATGACCCTGGACTATTTCGTCCGCTGGTGCGCTCCTGTTTGGTTTTGGGAGGAGGGGTGGGTGTGTCCCTTGATGTTTTGTCAGGGTCATCCAAGCCAGGAAGATCTTCGTCTGAGTCAAACTTGATTTCATCTTTGCTTGGTTTTACTTTTTGAGCTACAGTTCCAATAAgagaaaaaacgaaaattgtTACTTGATTTAAAAGCAATTTGCCAGGAAAAGCTATCCACATTAAACGTTTTGGGGATGTTTGGAATACATTCAAACTTGAAAACGTCGGACAATTTTTTCAAGATTCCAACCTTTTTCATGCTTGCCGTTCTCTGAGCAAACAAAGTTCTACTTATAAAAGAAACTTTAGTCTTGATTTTTGTTTCCACTGGTTGCGCAACGCTGCCCCTCTGAAGGTGGGCATCATAAGAGGACTTCAAACATCCAGTAATTTGTAAACCACACGTGTTCCACCAGCAGATTGATGGCTTCGCTATGGGCAGGGAACCTACCAGCAGCAAATCAGCAAATCTGACCTGCTGTGAACTTGCCTTTGGCCAGCTGTAATTTTACTTTCACTACGAAATAATTTGTGTTTAATTAAGGCTAAATGCGCGCTTCCAATTTTTGtattccatttttcttttgttggcgttttttttttgttttacttgcaTTGTGCCCCTTGTGGATTATCGTGTCAAGGCACTTAATGCTTTGCTCAAAGTTGTGACTCATCTAGTTTTTATTAACTCCACATaataacaagaaacaagaataatttcattttttctgtaCCAGATGTTTCCCTTTCTCTGCTTTGAGGTGTTCTTCGAGGAGACCCTGAATCTTTGCCTCTGGAATCTGTTTGACCATCAGCTCCTTGGGAAACAGGAGAAGATGTACCTTTGTTCGCATTCTTCTCTTTCCCGACAGTTGGCTGATGATGTTCAGGTGTGGCTGGTGGAGACGGCGACATTGCACGCTCCTGATTGGCTGGTTTACGCCCTCTTGATGACTTAGGTCTTTCCATCTGTGAACCTTGAAAtataaaaatcaaagaattgaACATAAACTGtccgttctttttttttttcggtgaacATAATGAATCCTGGCCTGATAATTATTGTCCAACGAACTTGGAAAGTTCTATGAAAACAAAATCTCTGGGCAAAACACAATTTCAAAAAAGATCCAAAACGGCAGAGATTGTGAAAGAGGCCACAAAAAATACACCATTTTTGGCAAGAAGAATGTACTATACAAGGATATAAGAAAATCAATCAAACAACAAAAAGTTATCCACCTTGACTGGACATTTCAGTTGATTTAGCTTTCCCTGTCACCACTGATGTCTTAGGCTTCGGTTTTGAAACAGTGTTATCTTCTTCATCTGACAACAGACCAGCCAAGGGATCATCCTCATCAAACTCTAAAAGAATATTTTACCATGATGTGATTActatttaatttaaaagtaatATTGATACTGGTTCCAAGACAAAATGTAGcatcagaaattaaaaaaaatggagcATCTCACTGCATCATGACTTTTAGCATCCGTGTATGTGCAAAAGGGCAGCTCTCATAAAAAGCAATCCTCTTATTGACACTTGCTCAGGCTCTGACAAACAAACCTCCAAAATCATATTTTTTTCGTGGATTTCCTGTCGTCTTTGGCTTGGTACCATTCATGTCTTGATCTAAAGAAGATACTCCTTTTGCATTTGGTTTGGCTGGTTCTGGAGAAATGTCTTTTCCTCTGTTACTCTTTTCCAGGTTAGAGGAATCCTCTGATGGTTTCCTTCCAGGTTTGGCTGTGTTCTTTGTGTCTAATGAAGTCTTTGCAGGTTTTGAAACTTTGCTAGGTGTGGCACTTCTGCCTAAAGACCCTCCAAAAAGATCTGACTCCATGTCATCCAATCCCTGAAGGAAATACGGATTAAATTGAGCAACTGTTGATGGAATATTGATCTAATAGATGAAATTCGAATTATAAGGGATCCGAAATTGCATTTCCTGGTCGCCAGTGGGTCTAAAAATTGAGCAATTCAGGTGACATCCAGAGGGAACTTGCCACCAAGATGTCAAGCGGTGCCCAAACTATAATTTTATTCTATGACCTGATACATACATTCTCTGACATCTATCACTTGAACAAGGTAACAGTAAGTACCCAGGTTCCACAGTTGTCTTGCAGTTTTGATTCAATGTGAATtaattggcaattttttttaaacaaagaagTTCTTGAtagaaaaatgtaaaataacaaGTACATGAAAACTTAAGGAAGGAGGACCCATTTTCTAAAGAAGGTGTTCCCAGGCTATTCACTAATTGAAAGCTTTCCCTTTGATTCAACTACAGTATGTTAAAATCAATCATAACTACATATGTCAGTTCACAGATATctcttttttatctttttgaaCATTGATGCAACTTGTTAAACTTCATGAAAAATGCTGCAGGGCAATAGTTTTGGAAGGAAATCAATAtaaaaattaaaggaagaagAAGTTCAATAAGGTCAAAATCTATGCACTCACTGCCAAGCTGTCAGCCATTTTCTTGGCATCTGCTTCTGAAATAGACTGACAACACAATGAAAATGTTAAATACTGTAACAGTAAACTACATATTAAAAGTTTGTTTTAATAAACATCAACATTCATGTTCAAAAGCAAATGGAAAATAAGAGTTCATGCAACAACTACAAGGTTCCAAACAGACATCAGGTTTGATGCTACTTTGGTttaaaattaaatcaatacAGATTAAAAAAAGATTCAAACCAGGGCTGCTCAAAAGTTTATTTCTGTCACATTAGTTTCATCTAGAATTTTATATGAAATCAATATACTTCATTCATtacctcatcatcatcatcaaatcCTTCTCCAGCCATCTGTGCCAAACTGCTATAAAAATCTTCATCTGTGGTGCTAATAAAAAAttcataaataaaaattaataataataattgtaattattattattattattcttacaaAAAGGGAATACTGTATTAGCGGCTGCAGAAGGCGGCtgagttatatatatatatatatatatatatatatataaatatatatatatatatatatatatatatatatatatatatatatatatatacttcttgaacttgaatagaataaatttaaagagcgctcagctctgggaggagcagtgataataatgatcaatggtagcaaaatttcagttcatcgttttattgctaaaCAGAAAGctatacgaaacagcgttgtagcaataaaacgatgaactgaaattttgctaccattgatcattatatatatatatatatatatatatataattatatatatatattatgtatatatatatatatacaatatatatatatatatatatgtatatatatatatatatataactggaTTAATTGACAGATTTCAAGAGCATCTTTTTCCATTCTGACCAAAAACAAATGCCTTTGGTCTGCCGTAAGTCAGCTCAATGCAACTGGAAGATAACAGTTCACACAGTAACCAGGAGGACActcagacatagtttgacacTAACACTACTCTGGcgtaaaatgaatgcaacttaaaaagttaaaatcCGATTAAGACCCAATTCAGGCATCCTAAATTGCACTCATTTTAAGTATCAAAGCTATGTCTGCAATATCGCTTCCAATACTTAACACTCTCCATCATCCTTGACAATAGAAAACTTAAGGAAGCGACATTTTTTAATCAAGATCAAAAactggaagtgaacatttcacaTATAGGTCAGTAGTCTCTCCcggattttcaaactaatcatATCTTCTAGTGAAAAGGTACTCAAGAATATATAATTAAATGGTAGTGCGAAGAGATGtttaataggaaaacagctcacttctggTTGCCATCTGTCACGCTCAAAAACATTGTGTGCTTAATAAGTTCCACAATATATACTGGAATAGCTTTGCTGAGAttaaacaaatccagctggtgaATAAATACTTAATTCgagtattaaaattaattaagaaTGCCTCACTAGCGAATGTCAGCTGGTGAATGGAAGTAATAGTCTTGCACCCTGGACCATGACAAAGAAAGATGAAATGAACCCATTTTAATAAACATAAAGATGTTCTCCTTGACATACCCTGAAGTCAGCGATCCTTTCTTGACTGAGGTCTTAGAGAGACAAGAAAAAGAGATCAAATTATTGCATGCAATTCAGCACAATATAAGgtatatttgaaaacttccaaCAAGAAAGGTTCTTTAAAGCaacaataaatatagattattacatgttaagagcctgatatcatttttattcactagtttttaataccatatcgcgaacaagcgagtcttcgagcgagtgagcggtatggtattaaaaacgagtgaataaaaacgatatcaggctcttaacatgtaataatttgtttattacatattacatgcttaaaaaaatcaaggcaccaaattgaagtacaagaaagcattgataaaactgcaaagcaattctcgtcttgccaaagcaattcttcacGCCAAAATCGACGCcgggcgtcagctaaaatataacgtgcaacccgattggtccaaccaaattattacaatctatttgattggacgaTTCAAATGATATCAAGTGATaagatatcatttcactcagtgaaatgatatcacatcacttcacgggtatcatttttattcacgaccttatcacactgatatccacacacaatatgtaataatattgttttcaaCATGAACAAACTATTTTTAAAATCCTAACTGATCTTTTTGAGCGTCCAATCAGTTGTCACCTTGGATTTTTGTTGTGGTTGTGAAGCTGTTCTCTGTAGGTCATCTGCAGTAACATCAAAGGAGACATAAATGTAAATCTTGTCCTGGCAGGCATTAATCATAGCCACCTTAACTTTAAGTCTGGCATTTTCTTGattaaattcaaaataattgcaaaataataattacttttaaGTGCCCCACATATTACTGGAAAACTCAACCTCAAACCATGAAAATCTTTTCATTATTGTTCTTTCACCTATTACCATTAGTTCTTTCACCTATTACCATAAGTAACTAATTCACTAAATCTAATACTATTTTCTAAGTATTATTGTTTGTCTCACGATATCTAATTATCTAGTAACTAATTCACTAAATCTAATACTATTTTCTAAGTACTATTGTTTGTCTCACGATATCATCACTAGTCTTGATGTGTGTCACAAACAATGTTGTAACATATTTATGGCATCTTAAAGACACACACAcgcaccaaaaaaaagaaacaacacaaagCGTTTTCAAGATATTTATCAGCCAATCAACAGATAGCCAATGTCGAATACTGAGGCATGTCTAATATAAATTTAGTCCCATCCCTCCCTTGTTATGATAAATGAAGACAAAGAATCATAATGCCTGGGGAAGGGTGTCAAAGCTTTTGTTTGATTAAGACAGTAAACCCACCATCCTTCTCCCCGCTCAGAATGGAGTCCAAATCATGATCCAAAGCTGCTCTGTTTGATGCTGAAATAAAGTGTAATAAAAGATAGAAAAGATACTTGATTTGAGAGTATCAGAAAGATGACTTGATCCTTTTTTGACTTTGTTAATGACCTTTCCTGTGTAAAaagaacacacacacaaacgCACACAGATCTCTAACAATAATTATGCCTCGGAAGACTCGCCAATTACCACCACTATAATTTATCAAGCAAAATTTCTGCCCTAAAGCAATCAACTACCGAATCTGAGACATGTACGTAAGACCAGCACGTGCAAGTGAGCCAGAATCTTTCACAGAATGCgatattgtaattattttaaaatagtgGTCCTGTGTCATATGTTTTAGCCAAAATTTACTTTGGTATTCTTAGATATGAACAAGAAACTGTAAAACTATCAGCAATTTAGTATTCCTCTCACCGTTTGATCCAACGGTCGACTTCCGTCCAAATCCCGATCCTGGGAAAGAACCCCCACCCTATAGAAGGTGAAACAAAAATCTTACAAAATTAATCGGCagctcaatcaatcaataaatcaAATTAAGATGTCTGTTACCTTTCTCATTCCATAAGAATATTTGATCTATTAGAGCGAAACTTCAACAAGAAGATACGCAACTTCTCGAAATTTTGAAAAGAGATGTAAACAAACGCATGCCTTTCTAAAATGACACCGCTGGATATCGCGGTAGCAGAATTCATCATTTTCGCGCGTTTCTTGAATCTGCCCAAAAATATCGGGAAAATTGTACGTTCTTTCCCCGGGTTTCATGAGTTTTATTCCTTCTTCAGCTGGAATATGGCATCAGCGAATGTAATCATTTCTCAGACCTCTATTTCTAACTGTTCGGAATCGGAACGGGTGCATTTGATGGCGTGCGAAATTGAACATGACGGAGAAGCTATGGTTGAATGTTATTTTGATACTACTGTACGACAAGAAGATTCGAGTTTGGAAATTCAAAATGGTGTGAAAGGTAATGATCTAATATGAGATGACATTCCAAAGCACAGAAATATGCCAAGTAGAAGATGATGCGGTCTGCGAAATTAAACCCATTTAACTTTTTTCCTTATCCAATGGGTTACTCTATCGTATTCATTTGAAAGGTGTTTGCAACTTTTTTTAAGTGCAGCTATAACTTGATAGACGCACACTAAACaacaaccaataataattattgttgagcaACATTGATATCACTTTATCAAGTTTTAGTTTCTCTAAACCCATTGAAAGATTACAGATGAGCATTTCGGTGGTTCCATTGCAGCATCAGAGAGTAATGATGCACGCAAATTGCTTGCCTGAAATTGCGTGACTTTGATGGCTATGTTATGAATTATGCATATTATCATTCAGTGGTCAGAGCATGATATACCAATTTGGTTGGATTCCTGGGATAGGGTCGTATTTTGGTTGCTTGGCAGGAGATTATTCACTTTACCACAGTGAAAAGAGAAATATCATGTGAAAAGGTGTTAAATGACACACAACATAggctttgtttgtgtttttttctagcCTTGAGTGCATCATTTCGAGGGCGTAGCCTAAAGGGCTGCTCTCTCAATCTTCCAGTGGGATACACTGGGTTTGTGATGAAAGAAGAGAAACGACCCTTCACTGAGGAAGAGGTAAATTTGCACAAATTAATGCATGAAACGTCTTTAAATAGGGAGGTTTTGAATGACTGACAACCTTCTCCACTTCATTGTGAAGaagttttggtcaaaatttaATGATCTGGCCTGaattgctcgaagcatggttagcggtAACCAGCATTAACTACCACAAAAACCTATGTACAGtggaacctcgattatccggactcgtcgggacctcagtaaaaagcccggataatcgagagtccggataatcgaaaatatgaatattaatgagacaacaacgtaaacaaaagaaataaagatagctcatttttaattacaatactgaaccaatcaaaattcagctgaatccatcggaatgctctt
This region includes:
- the LOC136919449 gene encoding ribonuclease H2 subunit C-like; translation: MASANVIISQTSISNCSESERVHLMACEIEHDGEAMVECYFDTTVRQEDSSLEIQNGVKALSASFRGRSLKGCSLNLPVGYTGFVMKEEKRPFTEEEDRILRATHKFSQFTYWNLETPPSNNDNLVKALQWINVASALHDTDVESEHSTPETIR